One Diabrotica virgifera virgifera chromosome 3, PGI_DIABVI_V3a genomic window carries:
- the LOC114330536 gene encoding uncharacterized protein LOC114330536 — MDSPRLINWRNEYLDAISKFRDEGRPIFYLDETWFDTHDTVQKGWTDDSIKCAPNYPINRGQRIIILNIGSKNGWLGGESFLLSAKNIKDSKLDYHERMTSSLFKEWFEKKVLPNLPPKSVIVMDNATYHSEQIRKIPGIG, encoded by the coding sequence ATGGATTCTCCTCGTCTAATTAATTGGAGAAATGAATACTTGGATGCTATATCTAAATTTAGAGATGAAGGAAGACCGATATTTTATCTAGATGAAACATGGTTCGATACCCACGATACTGTTCAAAAAGGTTGGACAGACGATTCTATTAAATGTGCACCCAATTATCCAATTAATAGAGGTCAGCGGATAATTATTCTGAACATTGGATCCAAAAATGGCTGGCTTGGAGGGGAAAGTTTTTTACTATCGGCAAAAAACATTAAAGATTCAAAGCTGGACTACCATGAAAGAATGACGAGTAGCTTGTTTAAGGAATGGTTTGAAAAGAAGGTGTTGCCAAATTTGCCTCCAAAAAGTGTAATTGTAATGGATAACGCAACGTATCACAGCGAACAAATTAGAAAAATCCCCGGTATAGGTTAG